One genomic window of Punica granatum isolate Tunisia-2019 chromosome 1, ASM765513v2, whole genome shotgun sequence includes the following:
- the LOC116204549 gene encoding uncharacterized protein LOC116204549 → MGDARSSVDSAREWIVDHKLRTVGCLWLSGIAGSIAYNWSRPNMKTSVKIIHARLHAQALTLAALAGAAVVEYYDHRTGKKAEHIAKFLEIDENRHYKD, encoded by the exons ATGGGGGACGCGAGAAGTTCTGTTGATTCCGCGAGGGAGTGGATCGTCGACCACAAGCTGCGGACCGTCG GCTGTCTGTGGCTGAGCGGGATTGCGGGTTCGATCGCCTACAACTGGTCGCGGCCCAACATGAAGACCAGCGTTAAGATCATTCATGCGAG GTTACATGCTCAAGCACTCACACTAGCTGCTTTGGCAGGAGCAGCAGTGGTCGAATACTACGATCACCGTACAGGAAAGAAGGCGGAGCATATTGCAAAGTTCCTCGAAATCGACGAGAATCGGCACTACAAAGATTGA
- the LOC116192655 gene encoding UDP-glucuronic acid decarboxylase 2-like produces the protein MASSASSSSELIQRNHHITQTPASASSHSSPFTSSDQPSKTSGPAASMLLQRALFLLVGVAIAALFFHAVPASSPKPDLSSPVRRATYEVASEAVESGTVSAILGADQRVNFGGKVPLGLKRKGLRIVVTGGAGFVGSHLVDRLISRGDSVIVVDNFFTGRKENLVHHFGNPRFELIRHDVVEPILLEVDQIYHLACPASPVHYKFNPVKTIKTNVVGTLNMLGLAKRVGARFLLTSTSEVYGDPLQHPQVETYWGNVNPIGVRSCYDEGKRTAETLTMDYHRGLGIEVRIARIFNTYGPRMCLDDGRVVSNFVAQALRKEPLTVYGDGKQTRSFQYVSDLVEGLMRLMEGEHVGPFNLGNPGEFTMLELAQVVQEVIDPNAKIEFRPNTADDPHKRKPDILKAKELLGWEPTISLRQGLPLMVSDFRQRIFGEQKDASSNSATSQ, from the exons ATGgcttcttctgcttcttcttcgtctGAGCTGATCCAAAGAAACCACCACATAACCCAAACACCAGCATCAGCCTCTTCTCACTCCTCCCCCTTCACCAGCTCTGATCAGCCCAGCAAGACCTCCGGCCCCGCCGCCTCGATGCTGCTCCAGCGGGCGCTCTTCCTCCTCGTCGGGGTCGCCATCGCCGCCCTCTTCTTCCATGCCGTCCCTGCCTCGTCCCCCAAACCTGACCTTTCCAGCCCCGTCCGGAGGGCCACCTATGAGGTGGCATCCGAGGCGGTGGAATCCGGGACTGTGAGTGCTATCCTCGGCGCCGACCAACGTGTGAATTTCGGCGGCAAG GTACCTCTGGGGCTCAAGAGGAAGGGACTGAGGATAGTCGTCACAGGTGGGGCCGGGTTCGTCGGGAGCCATCTCGTGGACCGTCTGATATCGAGGGGGGACAGCGTGATCGTGGTGGACAATTTCTTCACGGGCCGGAAGGAGAACCTAGTCCACCACTTCGGGAACCCTAGGTTTGAGCTAATCCGACACGACGTGGTTGAGCCCATCCTCCTTGAGGTCGACCAGATCTACCACCTCGCCTGCCCTGCCTCCCCGGTTCACTACAAGTTCAACCCTGTCAAGACCATC AAGACAAATGTGGTGGGGACGCTGAACATGCTTGGGCTGGCGAAGAGGGTAGGGGCGAGGTTCCTGCTGACCAGCACCAGCGAAGTGTACGGCGACCCCCTTCAGCACCCTCAGGTCGAGACCTACTGGGGCAACGTGAACCCGATCG GCGTTAGGAGCTGTTACGACGAGGGAAAGCGCACGGCCGAGACTTTGACCATGGACTATCATCGTGGACTTGGCATCGAG gtGAGAATTGCCCGAATTTTCAACACTTACGGACCACGCATGTGCCTCGACGATGGTCGTGTTGTCAGCAATTTTGTGGCACAG GCTTTAAGGAAGGAGCCGTTGACTGTCTACGGGGACGGAAAGCAAACGAGGAGTTTCCAATACGTTTCTGATTTG GTCGAGGGGCTGATGCGGCTCATGGAGGGAGAACATGTTGGCCCTTTCAATCTCGGGAACCCTGGCGAATTCACCATGCTCGAACTCGCTCAG GTGGTGCAAGAGGTGATCGACCCGAATGCTAAGATAGAGTTCAGGCCCAACACAGCGGATGACCCACACAAGAGGAAGCCAGACATCTTGAAGGCTAAGGAGCTTCTCGGGTGGGAGCCGACGATCTCTCTCCGGCAGGGCCTCCCTCTCATGGTGTCTGATTTCCGGCAGCGGATCTTTGGTGAGCAGAAGGATGCCAGCTCCAACAGTGCAACTTCTCAGTGA
- the LOC116191155 gene encoding eukaryotic translation initiation factor 2 subunit 3, X-linked-like, producing MSRKGLMEQDLSKLDVTKLHPLSPEVISRQATINIGTIGHVAHGKSTVVKAISGVQTVRFKNELERNITIKLGYANAKIYKCEDERCPRPMCYKAYGSGKEDTPLCDVPGFENCRMKLLRHVSFVDCPGHDILMATMLNGAAIMDGALLLIAANESCPQPQTSEHLAAVEIMRLQHIIILQNKVDLIQENVAINQHEAIKSFIQGTVADAAPVVPISAQLKYNIDVVCEYIVKKIPIPERNFVSPPNMIVIRSFDVNKPGYEVDEIRGGVAGGSILRGVLKVNQMIEVRPGIVVKDESGNIKCTPIYSRIVSLYAEQNELQFAVPGGLIGVGTTMDPTLTRADRLVGQVLGEVGSLPEIFIELEVNFFLLRRLLGVRTKGSERQGKVSKLAKGEILMLNIGSMSTGARVIAVRNDLAKLQLTSPVCTSKGEKIALSRRVEKHWRLIGWGQIQAGLTLDVPPIPF from the exons ATGTCTAGAAAAGGGTTGATGGAGCAGGACCTGAGTAAATTGGATGTAACTAAGTTGCATCCACTTTCTCCTGAAGTTATATCACGCCAAGCCACCATAAACATAG GCACTATTGGTCATGTGGCACACGGCAAGTCAACGGTCGTGAAAGCCATATCAGGCGTGCAG ACTGTTCGATTTAAAAATGAGCTCGAGCGTAATATTACGATCAAACTTGGATATGCAAATGCAAAGATTTATAAGTGCGAAGATGAGAGGTGCCCACGTCCTATGTGCTACAA GGCTTATGGAAGTGGAAAGGAGGACACTCCTTTGTGTGATGTGCCTGGATTTGAAAACTGTCGCATGAAGCTGCTGAGACATGTTTCTTTTGTAGATTGTCCG GGTCATGATATTCTTATGGCTACAATGCTTAATGGAGCAGCAATCATGGACGGAGCATTACTTCTGATTGCTGCTAACGAGAGTTGTCCCCAACCCCAAACTTCTGAGCACTTGGCAGCAGTTGAGATTATGCGCCTGCAACATATCATTATCCTGCAAAATAAAGTCGATCTCATTCAGGAAAATGTGGCCATCAATCAGCATGAAGCAATTAAAAGCTTTATTCAG gGTACTGTTGCCGATGCTGCACCTGTTGTCCCCATTTCTGCACAGCTTAAATATAACATAGATGTTGTATGTGAATATATTGTGAAGAAGATTCCTATTCCAGAGAGGAACTTTGTGTCACCACCAAATATGATTGTGATCCGATCTTTTGATGTGAACAAGCCCGGATATGAGGTTGATGAGATAAGAGGTGGTGTTGCTGGTGGGAGTATTCTAAGG GGTGTTTTGAAGGTGAATCAAATGATTGAAGTTCGCCCTGGAATAGTTGTAAAAGACGAGAGCGGGAATATCAAATGTACACCCATATATTCAAGGATTGTCTCATTGTATGCTGAGCAGAATGAACTTCAATTTGCAGTGCCTGGAGGTCTCATTGGGGTTGGCACTACGATGGACCCCACCTTGACTCGTGCTGATAGGTTAGTGGGTCAGGTTCTGGGTGAGGTCGGTTCTCTACCTGAGATTTTCATTGAGCTGGAG GTGAACTTCTTTCTGCTTCGACGGCTTCTTGGGGTGAGGACAAAGGGCTCGGAGAGGCAAGGCAAGGTCTCGAAGCTGGCCAAGGGAGAGATCCTGATGCTTAACATAGGGTCAATGTCCACTGGTGCCCGTGTAATTGCAGTGAGGAACGATTTGGCTAAGTTACAGCTCACGTCCCCAGTCTGCACCAGCAAGGGGGAGAAGATCGCCCTCAGCCGTAGGGTTGAGAAGCACTGGCGGCTTATTGGGTGGGGCCAGATCCAGGCAGGTCTTACCCTCGATGTTCCACCGATCCCATTTTGA
- the LOC116192549 gene encoding uncharacterized protein LOC116192549 — protein MLLNILSGVNEPMREVHLYFEYLQVDRPDEANAEKVRQLMRMQEEATHEEHAAMEQEEAVGVNDSRRSTSTSKDDSAEDNTYKLGPDARAWDVEDDYMEFLASIDPGLEQFDDQAHEEFHEGEGGEEGEGNEGEQAGEGAQAATQTGKKGVQLVLPELLLLLLQEVKQDLPQILLREMHPKKPLKSLKRAVKHRS, from the coding sequence ATGTTATTGAATATACTGAGCGGAGTGAATGAGCCTATGAGAGAGGTGCATTTGTACTTTGAATATCTGCAAGTAGATAGGCCGGATGAAGCTAATGCAGAGAAGGTTAGACAACTTATGAGGATGCAAGAGGAAGCAACTCATGAAGAGCATGCTGCTATGGAACAGGAAGAAGCAGTGGGGGTAAATGACAGTAGGAGAAGCACAAGCACTTCAAAGGATGACAGTGCAGAGGACAACACATACAAGTTGGGTCCCGATGCAAGGGCGTGGGATGTAGAGGATGATTATATGGAGTTCTTAGCATCCATTGACCCCGGTCTAGAGCAGTTTGATGATCAAGCTCATGAGGAGTTTCATGAGGGTGAAGgaggtgaagaaggagaaggaaatgAAGGAGAACAAGCAGGTGAAGGAGCACAAGCAGCCACACAGACTGGTAAGAAGGGAGTGCAGCTGGTCTTGCCAGAGCTGCTGCTTCTCCTGCTGCAGGAAGTGAAGCAGGACCTTCCACAGATCCTGTTACGGGAAATGCATCCCAAGAAGCCTTTGAAGAGTTTGAAGAGGGCTGTGAAACATAGGAGTTGA
- the LOC116203209 gene encoding uncharacterized protein LOC116203209 — translation MFGASLRRGFLLCLSSNSTIPNPSPFPNPPLLLPLTSLRFLSARSSEEEGSPTVVSLLVDSLGFSPETALSVFMKLQNKNPRNADSVIRFLKSRDFSAGQISEMVQRFPGILGLNANRTLLPKLEFFQSKGLSQSDLAKSLSHPHILCRSLERSIIPNFNFFRNLLKSDRKALQSIIRASRPGDHKITVVPNLKYLLDNGVSESNVAFILQYRPGMLYASLARLSEAMSVLKGLGVDPQKTAFLHALSAVLGMSKSSWESKVRVYRNWGWSEEECLSAFRKFPQCMIASEDKINWVMSFFVDRMGWKPSLIAERPVLLAHSFEKRIIPRAAVLQFLLSTGLIGKRYSLVPFLTMSEEVFMKRIAKYPEIAPATYWKILGEDFKMVGIFRTLKFIPRWIPDNLCLQNLCFWSMVAVNSYVSLSSFVALLIGCCGSCVETVEADLDEYCVVE, via the exons ATGTTTGGTGCTTCACTGCGAAGAGGCTTCTTGCTCTGCCTGAGCTCTAATTCAACCATTCCTAACCCCTCTCCCTTCCCCAATCCGCCATTGCTGCTGCCATTAACTTCCCTCCGGTTCCTGTCTGCCCGATCCAGTGAAGAAGAAGGTTCCCCTACGGTGGTCTCGCTCCTCGTCGACTCTCTCGGGTTCTCGCCGGAAACCGCCCTATCAGTTTTCATGAAGCTCCAGAACAAGAACCCTAGGAACGCAGATTCCGTCATTAGGTTCCTCAAGAGCCGCGATTTCTCTGCTGGTCAAATCTCCGAGATGGTGCAGAGATTCCCTGGAATCCTGGGGCTAAATGCGAATCGCACGCTTCTGCCTAAGCTCGAGTTCTTCCAGTCCAAAGGTTTATCGCAGTCCGACCTTGCGAAGTCCTTATCCCACCCGCATATCTTATGTAGGAGCTTAGAGAGGTCCAtaattcctaattttaatttctttaggAACCTGCTTAAGTCTGATAGGAAGGCTCTGCAATCGATTATTCGTGCATCCCGTCCCGGAGATCACAAGATTACTGTCGTACCTAATCTGAAGTATCTTCTAGACAATGGCGTGTCCGAATCCAATGTCGCTTTCATATTGCAGTATCGCCCCGGCATGCTCTATGCTAGTCTTGCTAGGTTGAGCGAGGCAATGTCGGTTTTGAAGGGACTGGGAGTCGATCCACAAAAAACTGCTTTTCTACATGCTTTATCAGCAGTGCTCGGGATGTCTAAATCCAGTTGGGAGAGCAAGGTGAGAGTTTATCGGAATTGGGGTTGGAGCGAGGAGGAGTGTCTTTCTGCTTTTAGGAAATTCCCGCAGTGTATGATTGCATCTGAGGATAAAATCAACTGGGTCATGAGTTTCTTTGTGGACAGAATGGGATGGAAGCCTTCCCTGATTGCTGAGCGGCCTGTCCTTCTGGCACATAGCTTTGAGAAGAGAATCATCCCGAGGGCTGCGGTTTTGCAGTTCCTGCTATCTACAGGTCTAATCGGCAAACGTTATAGCTTGGTCCCATTTTTAACGATGTCTGAGGAGGTCTTCATGAAGAGGATTGCTAAGTACCCAGAG ATTGCTCCGGCAACATACTGGAAGATACTCGGTGAAGATTTCAAGATGGTTGGGATATTTCGTACCCTGAAGTTCATACCACGTTG GATACCGGATAACTTGTGCTTGCAGAATCTTTGTTTTTGGTCGATGGTTGCTGTCAACAGCTATGTTTCTCTTTCTTCATTTGTTGCCTTGCTAATAGGATGTTGTGGAAGTTGTGTGGAAACTGTGGAAGCGGATCTCGACGAGTACTGCGTCGTCGAGTGA
- the LOC116203218 gene encoding uncharacterized protein LOC116203218 — protein MQSSPSSSFRFPPAVTSLLVLRVTEPMFVASRRRGLLCLSSSNSTIPNPSPFPNPPLLQFIALRFLSAQASEQEDSPTVSVLVDSLGFPPETALSVLRKLQNKDPRNAGSVISFLESRDFSAAQISGMVRRWPRLLRLKPKRTLLPKLEGVLKSDVKALQVIICGHRGQGGAHEITALPNLKYLVDNGVSESNVACILRYQPQKLYTSCARLSEAMLVLKGMGLDPQKTAFVHALSAVLGLSKPSWESKLRVYRNWGWSEEEFISAFRKCPHCMTASEDKINRVMNFFVDRLGWKPSLIAEHSTVLGYSFEKRIILRAAVLQFLLSKGLIDRRYSLVQILTMNEKLFMKRIAKYPEVAPHILAIYNEELSKPR, from the exons ATGCAGAGCTCACCTTCTTCCTCCTTCCGTTTCCCTCCTGCTGTCACTTCGCTTCTGGTGCTTCGTGTGACAGAGCCAATGTTCGTCGCTTCTCGGCGAAGAGGATTGCTCTGCCTGAGCAGCTCTAATTCGACGATCCCTAACCCCTCTCCCTTCCCGAATCCGCCATTGCTGCAATTTATTGCCCTCCGTTTCCTGTCGGCCCAAGCAAGTGAACAAGAAGACTCCCCTACAGTCTCGGTCCTCGTCGATTCTCTCGGGTTCCCACCAGAAACCGCCCTATCAGTTCTCAGGAAGCTCCAGAACAAGGACCCCAGGAATGCTGGCTCCGTGATTAGCTTCCTCGAGAGCCGCGATTTCTCCGCTGCTCAAATCTCCGGGATGGTCCGGAGGTGGCCTCGACTCCTTCGGCTGAAGCCCAAGCGAACGCTTTTGCCGAAGCTCGA aGGCGTGCTTAAGTCCGACGTGAAGGCTCTGCAAGTTATTATTTGCGGGCATAGGGGTCAGGGTGGAGCTCATGAGATCACTGCATTACCTAATCTGAAGTATCTTGTAGATAATGGGGTGTCCGAATCCAATGTCGCTTGCATACTACGGTATCAGCCTCAAAAGCTCTATACAAGTTGCGCTAGGTTGAGCGAGGCAATGTTGGTTTTGAAGGGAATGGGACTCGATCCCCAAAAAACCGCTTTTGTTCATGCTTTATCAGCGGTGCTCGGGTTGTCTAAACCCAGTTGGGAGAGCAAGTTGAGAGTTTACCGGAATTGGGGTTGGAGCGAAGAAGAGTTTATTTCCGCTTTTAGGAAATGCCCGCACTGTATGACGGCATCTGAGGATAAGATCAACCGGGTTATGAACTTCTTTGTGGACAGATTGGGATGGAAGCCTTCCCTGATTGCTGAGCATTCTACCGTTTTGGGGTATAGCTTTGAGAAGAGAATCATCCTGAGGGCTGCGGTTTTGCAGTTCCTGCTCTCTAAAGGTCTGATCGACAGACGTTATAGCTTGGTTCAAATTTTGACGATGAATGAGAAGCTCTTCATGAAGAGGATTGCTAAGTACCCAGAGGTTGCCCCGCATATCTTGGCAATCTATAACGAAGAGCTGAGCAAACCAAGATGA
- the LOC116210586 gene encoding uncharacterized protein LOC116210586, which produces MFVGSLRRRSLLCLRSNSTIPNLSPLPTPPLLPFRFLSVTPTGDSPTVTLLIDSLGFSPETALSVFRKLQNKDTRNADSVISFLKSRDFSAAQISEMVRRYPGLLRLKPERTLLPKLEFFQYKGLSRPELSELLSSHPRVLCRSLERSVIPNFNFFRSWLKSDLKALQLVIRHLYRSGAQEMMAANLKHLLDNGVSEWNAASILQHQTDKLYSKRARLSEAVRVLKEMGLDPEKATFGHALSVVLGMSKSSWESKARVYRKWGWSDKEFLSAFRKFPLCMAASEVKINQRPQVGMEAFPDC; this is translated from the coding sequence ATGTTCGTCGGTTCACTGCGACGAAGAAGCTTGCTTTGTCTGAGGTCCAATTCAACGATCCCCAACCTCTCTCCCCTCCCAACTCCGCCATTGCTGCCATTCAGATTCCTGTCGGTTACTCCAACCGGAGACTCCCCCACAGTCACGCTCCTCATCGATTCCCTCGGGTTCTCGCCGGAAACCGCCCTATCAGTGTTCAGGAAGCTCCAGAACAAGGACACTAGGAATGCAGACTCCGTCATTAGCTTCCTCAAGAGCCGCGATTTCTCTGCTGCTCAAATCTCCGAGATGGTCCGGAGGTACCCTGGACTCCTTCGGCTGAAGCCCGAGCGCACACTTCTGCCTAAGCTCGAGTTCTTCCAGTACAAGGGGTTGTCGAGGCCCGAACTCTCGGAGTTGTTATCATCACACCCGCGTGTCCTGTGCAGAAGCTTAGAGAGGTCCGTAATCCCTAATTTTAACTTCTTTAGGAGCTGGCTCAAGTCCGATTTGAAGGCACTGCAATTAGTTATTAGGCACTTGTATCGGTCTGGAGCTCAGGAGATGATGGCTGCTAATCTGAAGCATCTTCTAGATAATGGGGTTTCCGAATGGAATGCTGCTTCCATATTACAGCATCAAACCGACAAGCTCTATTCTAAACGTGCTAGGTTGAGTGAGGCAGTGCGTGTTTTGAAGGAAATGGGGCTCGATCCCGAAAAAGCTACCTTTGGACATGCTTTATCGGTTGTGCTCGGGATGTCTAAATCCAGTTGGGAGAGTAAAGCGAGAGTTTATCGGAAGTGGGGTTGGAGCGACAAAGAGTTTCTTTCCGCTTTCAGGAAATTCCCCCTCTGTATGGCGGCATCTGAGGTTAAAATCAACCAACGTCCACAGGTTGGGATGGAAGCCTTCCCTGATTGCTGA